A genomic window from Bacteroidota bacterium includes:
- a CDS encoding heparin lyase I family protein, with protein sequence MKNIYSIIIFVMLIISCNKKKFFAGPSYFIDDFETYNMLQNLLLPHDTLWSFTQLTRTDNNITVDSTQSHSGKKSLKFTAKKSDDEGASKCSIAKHNMAFWDGETMRVSAWYYIKDTLPTEWLFLLDLEEQTAIGAGPGIRIALLNNQLRMEYKFLENDIVQKVGQEVNFPRNEWVEVIWEVKLSQQHKGTVKLWQNGQLIIDSKGNRTLPKDLLYSQQGTKGMYSSIEIGITANSANNDLTLWVDDIMFEKK encoded by the coding sequence AATTCTTTGCAGGCCCCTCCTATTTTATTGATGATTTTGAAACCTATAATATGTTGCAAAATTTGCTGCTACCTCATGATACTTTGTGGTCGTTTACACAATTAACCAGAACTGATAATAATATAACAGTAGATTCTACACAATCGCACAGTGGCAAAAAATCATTAAAATTTACAGCTAAGAAATCAGATGACGAAGGTGCTTCAAAGTGTAGCATCGCCAAGCACAATATGGCCTTTTGGGACGGAGAGACTATGCGAGTAAGTGCTTGGTATTATATAAAAGACACCTTGCCTACCGAGTGGTTATTTCTGCTTGACTTGGAAGAACAAACTGCTATTGGTGCAGGTCCTGGTATTAGGATCGCACTGCTAAATAACCAATTGAGAATGGAATATAAATTTTTAGAAAACGATATTGTACAAAAGGTAGGGCAAGAGGTAAATTTTCCGAGAAACGAATGGGTGGAAGTTATATGGGAAGTGAAACTTTCGCAGCAACATAAAGGCACTGTAAAACTTTGGCAAAATGGACAATTAATTATTGACAGCAAAGGCAATAGAACGCTTCCTAAGGATTTATTATATTCGCAACAAGGCACTAAAGGAATGTATAGTAGTATAGAAATTGGTATTACAGCTAACAGTGCTAACAATGATTTAACGCTGTGGGTGGATGATATAATGTTTGAAAAGAAATAG